A genomic region of Methanothermobacter thermautotrophicus str. Delta H contains the following coding sequences:
- a CDS encoding PadR family transcriptional regulator, which translates to MSSVCERFERELRRGAIQLEVICLLENERYGYEIVKKLKESGFRVEEGTLYPLLRRLEGEGILSSRWSTDDTRPRKYYTVTDYGKRVRKKWLELFRSINRSLEDLTEVDQ; encoded by the coding sequence ATGAGCAGTGTCTGTGAAAGATTTGAAAGGGAGCTGAGGCGCGGCGCAATACAGCTTGAAGTGATCTGTCTACTTGAAAATGAGAGATACGGATACGAAATTGTTAAAAAACTCAAAGAATCCGGATTTCGCGTCGAGGAAGGAACCCTATACCCCCTCCTTAGAAGACTTGAAGGGGAGGGAATCCTCAGCAGCAGGTGGAGCACGGACGACACACGACCAAGGAAATACTATACTGTGACAGATTACGGGAAGAGAGTCAGAAAAAAGTGGCTTGAACTCTTCAGATCAATAAACAGGTCCCTTGAAGACCTTACGGAGGTTGATCAATGA
- a CDS encoding UbiA family prenyltransferase: MLRTLLRSTRMSWGAKNIHMYLLALTYASAADPFRFLAGLLLVTLLWGALYSLNDLTDIDNDRKDRMKRKRPFIENHVDPRKVLLFVGLLLLVSLAGACLLDRVFCLILLLMVLNQFLYTLPPVRLKDTVIAPLASTATNTVLRLASAAVLLGGLLVVPVPVYVLMYLAGMGTYLMYKEMRGLTTLVSTAFCILLAFSYLWGYISILQILLVIVPPFLATVPLYLSNFRDRERMVEVADVIYHRVLVTIYMICILVLLFLR, encoded by the coding sequence ATGCTGAGGACACTCCTTCGTTCAACAAGGATGAGCTGGGGCGCCAAGAACATCCACATGTACCTCCTTGCACTCACCTATGCATCGGCTGCAGACCCCTTCAGATTCCTTGCCGGGCTACTCCTTGTCACATTACTCTGGGGTGCCCTTTACTCACTGAATGACCTCACAGACATTGATAATGATAGAAAGGACAGGATGAAGAGGAAGAGGCCCTTCATAGAGAACCATGTGGATCCCCGGAAGGTGCTGCTCTTTGTGGGTCTCCTCCTTCTGGTGTCCCTTGCTGGGGCCTGTCTCCTGGACAGGGTATTCTGTCTGATACTCCTTCTGATGGTCCTGAACCAGTTCCTGTACACACTGCCGCCTGTGAGGCTTAAGGATACTGTCATCGCCCCCCTTGCAAGCACCGCAACAAACACAGTCCTGAGACTTGCATCTGCCGCTGTACTCCTGGGGGGTCTCCTGGTGGTACCTGTACCCGTATATGTGCTCATGTACCTGGCGGGTATGGGGACATACCTCATGTACAAGGAGATGCGCGGCCTCACAACTCTGGTGTCCACGGCATTCTGCATTTTACTTGCCTTCTCTTACCTCTGGGGGTATATCAGCATCCTCCAGATTCTCCTGGTCATAGTACCACCCTTCCTTGCAACGGTACCCCTCTATCTCTCAAACTTCCGGGACAGGGAGCGCATGGTTGAGGTGGCCGATGTGATCTATCACAGGGTTCTTGTGACCATATACATGATATGCATACTTGTGCTCCTCTTCCTGAGGTGA
- a CDS encoding NAD(P)/FAD-dependent oxidoreductase yields the protein MTEVDVLVIGAGPAGSTAAKHAALGGADVLLIDKKSEIGAPKRCAEGVSIGGLESLGIEPNPRWITKKLDGVRMVSPNGTDVWLTSDKVELPEAGYILERKVFDKFMAMDAARAGSRIMVKTIATGMERTDDGYLVSAECMGEKFEIKARIVIAADGPESRVARWAGLNTATRPKDMESAAQFEMVGVEMEDNNCIEFYFGSVAPGGYALDIPEGDDIANVGLGVLSTETDKSAYEHLLEFVESCPATRNAQPVELNIGGDPVGGMPKKLVADSLMVVGDAAGQVNPLTGGGIISGMKGGMLAGQVAAAAVSEGDVTARRLGEYERLCREEIGDEISKYLKVKEYLLTLSDSELDSIAEAFQDVEFEKVSTTELVKKLIKVSPKALLKLGKLF from the coding sequence GTGACTGAAGTGGATGTACTTGTAATCGGAGCCGGACCAGCCGGTTCAACCGCAGCAAAACATGCAGCCCTTGGAGGAGCCGATGTACTCCTTATAGACAAGAAATCAGAGATAGGAGCCCCGAAGAGGTGTGCTGAGGGCGTGTCCATAGGGGGCCTTGAATCCCTGGGTATAGAGCCAAACCCCCGCTGGATCACAAAGAAACTCGACGGTGTCCGCATGGTTTCACCAAACGGCACCGATGTATGGTTAACATCCGATAAGGTCGAGCTCCCTGAGGCAGGTTACATCCTTGAGAGGAAGGTCTTCGACAAATTCATGGCCATGGACGCTGCAAGGGCCGGCTCCAGGATAATGGTGAAGACCATTGCAACCGGAATGGAGAGGACCGATGACGGCTACCTTGTAAGTGCAGAGTGCATGGGAGAGAAATTTGAGATAAAGGCCAGGATAGTCATCGCTGCAGATGGACCCGAATCAAGGGTTGCAAGGTGGGCCGGCCTCAACACAGCCACAAGGCCGAAGGATATGGAGTCAGCGGCCCAGTTTGAGATGGTCGGTGTTGAGATGGAGGACAACAACTGTATAGAGTTCTACTTTGGAAGCGTTGCTCCTGGCGGTTATGCCCTGGATATTCCCGAAGGCGATGACATCGCCAATGTTGGCCTTGGGGTTCTTTCAACAGAGACCGATAAGAGCGCCTATGAGCACCTCCTTGAGTTCGTTGAATCATGCCCTGCCACCAGGAACGCGCAGCCGGTTGAACTCAACATTGGAGGTGACCCGGTTGGTGGCATGCCAAAGAAACTGGTGGCCGACAGCCTCATGGTTGTGGGTGACGCCGCAGGTCAGGTCAACCCCCTCACAGGTGGAGGTATAATAAGCGGTATGAAGGGGGGTATGCTCGCAGGCCAGGTTGCAGCTGCAGCTGTCTCTGAGGGTGATGTAACTGCCAGGCGGCTCGGTGAGTATGAGAGGCTCTGCCGTGAAGAGATCGGGGATGAGATATCAAAGTATCTCAAGGTCAAGGAGTACCTGCTTACACTCAGTGACAGTGAGCTCGACTCAATTGCAGAGGCCTTCCAGGACGTTGAATTTGAGAAGGTGAGCACCACCGAGCTTGTGAAGAAGCTCATAAAGGTTTCGCCAAAGGCTCTGCTCAAACTCGGAAAACTCTTCTAA
- a CDS encoding AAA family ATPase, whose product MAVWQDNLKRLLNQKEVLIIHGNIRDTAYLTEEGNLVRGLTDLINRTGRELGYDKTVSWGSFFDHEGRGHSPMWSLERITPLNGDQPEIRETESQDRVSDVLHRWLEDEITSIDEKKIFIINYIDKITGYAPDGMYSEPTAELVTLIQKIIENISENNRLIMIALRDTMIPVEYYTNSPRVAVMEIPLPDRAERHLYYSTTLASASIPSDQIDLLSNITEGLYMKDLENILSDVLEEIDENQEVSSSMLRKIVNRYRIGTEEDPWSRIPLTGPPKGLLDSAENWFLERVVGQDHAVREIVNAIKKARSGVVGLSSGGQSKPKATFFFAGPTGVGKTFLAKKLAEYLFDTEEAFLRFDMSEFKEEHTVSKLIGSPPGYVGYEQGGQLTNAIKNRPFSVILFDEIEKAHPKIMDIFLQILDDGRLTDSRGQTVFFTESVIIFTSNIGTRTVDSRGNTTSEQRKLDEIINDSDLSDSERERRVREHFTRSVREFFMHEISRRELLNRIGSHIIAFNYLKKSDYQVNIIENKLKDISENFRDKFAGRGHRLHLSGELTGYFLEKYGDSISEFGGRGLVNALEDEIGNIVADQLLLAEERGMSDINFEVYVDGDVIRCRRS is encoded by the coding sequence ATGGCAGTATGGCAGGATAACCTTAAAAGACTGCTGAATCAGAAAGAGGTACTCATAATCCACGGAAACATAAGGGACACCGCATACCTCACCGAGGAAGGAAACCTCGTCAGGGGCCTCACAGACCTTATCAACAGGACCGGCAGGGAACTTGGATACGATAAGACAGTGAGCTGGGGTTCATTCTTTGACCATGAAGGGAGGGGCCACTCCCCCATGTGGTCACTTGAAAGGATCACACCACTCAATGGGGACCAGCCAGAGATAAGGGAAACCGAAAGCCAGGACAGAGTCAGTGACGTACTCCACAGATGGCTGGAGGACGAAATAACCTCCATTGATGAGAAAAAGATCTTTATTATAAATTACATCGACAAGATCACAGGCTACGCTCCAGATGGAATGTACTCTGAACCCACAGCAGAACTTGTGACGCTCATACAGAAGATAATAGAGAACATATCTGAAAACAACCGCCTCATAATGATCGCCCTCAGGGACACGATGATCCCGGTTGAGTACTATACGAACTCGCCCCGTGTAGCAGTGATGGAGATACCCCTCCCTGACAGAGCAGAGAGACACCTTTACTATTCCACAACACTGGCCTCAGCAAGCATCCCATCCGATCAGATAGACTTACTCTCCAACATCACAGAGGGCCTCTACATGAAGGACCTCGAAAACATCCTCAGCGACGTCCTGGAAGAAATTGATGAGAACCAGGAAGTCTCCTCTTCAATGCTGAGAAAAATAGTTAACAGGTACCGTATAGGTACCGAAGAGGATCCATGGAGCAGGATACCACTCACAGGGCCTCCAAAGGGGCTTCTGGACTCGGCAGAGAACTGGTTTCTGGAGAGGGTTGTCGGACAGGATCATGCGGTCAGGGAGATAGTGAATGCAATAAAGAAGGCACGTTCAGGTGTCGTGGGCCTTTCATCGGGGGGACAGTCAAAACCAAAGGCAACGTTCTTCTTCGCAGGGCCTACAGGTGTTGGTAAAACATTCCTGGCCAAAAAACTGGCAGAGTACCTGTTTGATACGGAGGAAGCATTTTTAAGGTTTGACATGAGTGAATTCAAGGAAGAGCACACAGTATCAAAGCTCATAGGTTCTCCTCCAGGTTATGTTGGATATGAACAGGGAGGACAGCTCACCAACGCCATAAAGAACAGACCATTCTCGGTCATCCTCTTTGATGAGATCGAAAAGGCTCACCCCAAGATAATGGATATATTCCTTCAGATCCTTGATGATGGACGCCTCACAGACAGCAGGGGACAGACGGTCTTCTTCACAGAGAGCGTGATAATATTCACATCCAACATCGGGACCAGAACCGTGGACAGCAGGGGAAACACCACATCTGAACAGAGGAAACTTGATGAAATAATAAATGACAGCGATCTCTCTGACTCTGAAAGGGAGAGAAGGGTGAGGGAACACTTCACGCGCAGTGTTAGAGAGTTCTTCATGCATGAGATATCAAGAAGAGAACTTCTTAACAGGATAGGCTCACATATAATAGCCTTCAACTACCTGAAAAAATCAGATTACCAGGTGAACATAATTGAAAACAAACTCAAGGACATTTCAGAGAACTTCCGCGACAAATTCGCAGGCAGGGGGCACCGGCTCCACCTCTCCGGGGAATTAACTGGATATTTCCTTGAGAAGTATGGAGATTCAATATCAGAGTTCGGGGGCAGAGGTCTTGTAAATGCCCTTGAAGATGAAATAGGGAACATAGTGGCTGACCAGCTGCTCCTTGCAGAGGAGAGGGGAATGTCAGATATAAATTTCGAAGTATATGTTGATGGGGATGTAATCAGATGCCGGAGATCATGA
- a CDS encoding 4Fe-4S binding protein — translation MKVKEWCMFCGECAGVCPRNLIEVRETSLKFREDECRECNICIQVCPVRALER, via the coding sequence ATGAAGGTTAAGGAATGGTGTATGTTCTGTGGGGAATGTGCAGGTGTATGCCCACGGAACCTCATAGAGGTTAGGGAGACATCCCTCAAATTCAGAGAGGATGAGTGCAGGGAATGCAACATATGCATACAGGTGTGCCCGGTCAGGGCCCTTGAGAGGTGA
- a CDS encoding HEAT repeat domain-containing protein produces MIALNGLRDGLDPESPEYGDVIKKITGYLRDSSDPEVRARAADYLGETGDAVVLDALREALNDPHETVRVATRKAIEKLKKAQRPLKDNYGTLICGRDLFRPKKIHTREGQFVVCRVCGHSKFLEDGVKEVVGIIGDAEYSWRQEDRLFISMWDEKTKNARNADIDTLWITEADDLNYGWAIDAVYQKLQNDVTRAKPISEIPVIIKGVPELSEEEIEILQNFGGIKNGI; encoded by the coding sequence ATGATCGCCCTGAATGGCTTGAGGGACGGACTTGACCCTGAGAGCCCTGAATACGGGGATGTAATTAAAAAGATCACTGGATACCTCAGGGACTCCTCTGATCCAGAGGTGAGGGCCAGGGCCGCAGATTACCTTGGAGAGACAGGGGACGCCGTGGTCCTTGATGCACTGAGGGAAGCCCTCAACGACCCCCATGAAACTGTCAGGGTAGCTACCAGGAAGGCCATTGAGAAACTGAAGAAGGCTCAGAGGCCCCTGAAGGATAATTACGGGACACTGATATGCGGGAGGGACCTCTTCAGACCAAAGAAAATCCACACCCGGGAGGGCCAGTTCGTGGTCTGCCGCGTCTGCGGTCACTCAAAGTTCCTTGAGGATGGTGTAAAGGAGGTTGTGGGTATAATCGGTGATGCTGAATACTCATGGAGACAGGAAGACAGGTTATTCATCAGCATGTGGGATGAGAAAACAAAAAATGCGAGAAACGCAGACATCGACACCCTCTGGATCACCGAAGCAGATGACCTTAACTATGGCTGGGCCATAGATGCTGTATATCAGAAACTCCAAAATGATGTGACAAGGGCAAAGCCAATCAGCGAAATACCTGTGATCATAAAGGGTGTCCCTGAACTATCTGAAGAAGAAATTGAAATCCTCCAGAACTTTGGAGGAATAAAAAATGGGATCTGA
- a CDS encoding Coenzyme F420 hydrogenase/dehydrogenase, beta subunit C-terminal domain, whose amino-acid sequence MNKVDEFIAAVTRRMPPEEREEVARELETHILDSAEAIAASRKTSVNEDVILEAISRMGSPEKLARMYPSIRKWKLEGIVDGGICARCGTCAVICPNNILTFNGRPELTEECLRNGHGMCFEVCPRVSSGKYQIGIRENFREEILYGRGTARGQDGGVVTSFLRYLMENDRIDGAIVVGHEKWKPVSLVVQSTDDLEATSGSKYSISTLEALKTASELGLESVAVVALPCQINGLRKLQYFPYLAKHDPELGRSGRPVKLPEIRYLIGLFCTEKFEYTDLREALMDEGIDISEVKKFDIRRGKMVVHLDGGERTIELSRIGLCDGCRLCRDFDAELADVSIGSAGSPDGYSTVIIRTDRGAEIREALDLLEGADREAIERLRKLKLKRFRREIEKRRENGDYISFYWTSDHPGVSERADGTYFIRIRAHPAGWYSPDRIMDIVQVAEKYGARIKITNRGSYELHGINGFDVEDAVNELNSAGLLTGSEGPLVRATLACPGKENCGTGIIDTEEICTAIEERFRERPAPYKFKIAVSGCPNKCMRPQIHDIGVVGVEFPVTSEDLCNGCGRCEEVCKVEAVSVRGETSYTSYDLCVGCGKCIKSCPHSAREVKDKGYVLYIGGKAGRELREGLSMRIDDPGEILDCIDAVLDVYGSCADKPQRERLAATMKRLGENEFMSEVMMVLNQKK is encoded by the coding sequence ATGAATAAAGTTGATGAATTCATAGCAGCTGTGACCAGAAGGATGCCCCCTGAGGAGAGGGAGGAGGTTGCACGTGAACTGGAAACACATATACTTGACAGCGCAGAGGCGATAGCAGCCAGCAGAAAAACCAGCGTGAATGAGGATGTGATCCTGGAGGCCATTTCACGTATGGGATCCCCCGAAAAACTTGCGAGAATGTACCCATCAATCAGAAAATGGAAACTGGAGGGAATCGTCGATGGTGGGATCTGTGCAAGGTGCGGGACCTGTGCAGTGATATGTCCCAACAACATCCTGACATTCAATGGCAGACCCGAACTAACAGAGGAATGCCTGAGAAATGGTCACGGGATGTGCTTCGAGGTATGCCCCCGGGTGTCATCAGGCAAATACCAGATAGGGATACGTGAAAACTTCAGGGAGGAGATCCTCTACGGAAGGGGCACTGCCAGGGGGCAGGACGGTGGAGTGGTAACATCCTTCCTGAGGTACCTCATGGAGAATGACCGGATAGACGGCGCCATAGTTGTGGGTCATGAAAAATGGAAACCAGTATCGCTGGTTGTCCAGAGCACAGATGACCTCGAAGCAACGAGCGGTTCAAAGTACAGCATATCAACCCTTGAAGCACTTAAAACAGCATCAGAACTTGGCCTTGAGAGTGTGGCGGTTGTTGCGCTGCCATGCCAGATCAATGGACTGCGTAAGCTTCAGTACTTCCCATACCTTGCAAAGCATGACCCTGAACTTGGAAGGAGCGGCAGACCCGTGAAGCTCCCCGAGATAAGGTACCTCATAGGCCTCTTCTGCACAGAGAAATTCGAATACACTGACCTCAGGGAGGCACTCATGGATGAGGGCATTGATATCAGCGAAGTCAAAAAGTTCGACATCCGAAGAGGTAAAATGGTTGTCCATCTCGATGGAGGTGAACGCACCATTGAACTCAGCAGGATAGGGCTCTGTGATGGCTGCAGGCTCTGCAGGGACTTCGATGCTGAACTTGCAGACGTCTCCATAGGCTCTGCCGGAAGCCCTGATGGGTACTCAACCGTCATAATAAGGACAGATAGGGGTGCTGAAATCAGGGAGGCCCTGGATCTGCTGGAGGGCGCAGACAGGGAGGCCATCGAAAGGCTGAGGAAACTGAAGCTAAAAAGATTCAGAAGGGAAATTGAGAAAAGAAGAGAAAACGGTGATTACATATCCTTCTACTGGACCTCAGATCACCCGGGGGTCTCAGAGAGGGCTGATGGAACATACTTCATAAGGATAAGGGCACATCCAGCAGGATGGTACAGCCCCGACAGAATCATGGACATCGTTCAGGTGGCAGAGAAATACGGTGCAAGGATCAAAATCACCAACAGGGGATCCTATGAACTCCACGGAATAAATGGCTTTGATGTTGAAGACGCCGTCAATGAACTGAACTCCGCCGGTCTCCTCACAGGTTCAGAGGGCCCCCTTGTAAGGGCAACCCTCGCATGTCCGGGTAAGGAGAACTGCGGAACGGGGATCATAGACACAGAGGAGATCTGCACCGCAATCGAGGAACGGTTCAGGGAGAGACCAGCCCCCTACAAATTCAAGATAGCTGTAAGCGGATGTCCTAACAAGTGCATGAGGCCCCAGATACATGACATTGGAGTGGTGGGTGTCGAATTTCCCGTAACCTCTGAGGATCTCTGCAATGGCTGCGGAAGATGTGAAGAGGTCTGCAAGGTTGAGGCAGTCAGCGTAAGGGGGGAGACATCCTACACCAGCTATGACCTCTGTGTGGGCTGCGGGAAGTGCATAAAATCATGTCCGCACAGCGCAAGGGAGGTTAAGGATAAGGGTTATGTGCTCTACATTGGCGGTAAAGCTGGAAGAGAACTCAGGGAGGGTCTGAGCATGCGCATTGATGATCCCGGTGAAATACTTGACTGCATAGACGCCGTCCTGGATGTGTACGGGAGTTGCGCAGATAAGCCCCAGAGGGAGAGGCTTGCAGCCACAATGAAACGTCTGGGGGAGAATGAATTCATGTCAGAGGTCATGATGGTACTGAACCAGAAAAAATAA
- a CDS encoding 4Fe-4S single cluster domain-containing protein: protein MGKLRVGRFLISSRVNGPGRRFVIWFQGCPIRCRGCLNPEFHDEDGGHLIETARLVDMIRDLRDEIEGVTFTGGEPLAQAMELVKLAGAVKSMGLTVVCFTGYEMDEILKGNIEGGLELLEFVDVLIDGPYIEEKSAPLLWRGSTNQDVYFLTERYAEFRDRVMACSEMEAELKVGADGVYMTGIFDVEFWEELRRRLGDGS from the coding sequence ATGGGTAAACTGAGGGTTGGCAGGTTTCTTATATCCTCAAGGGTTAATGGTCCTGGAAGAAGGTTTGTCATATGGTTTCAGGGGTGTCCCATCCGCTGCAGGGGGTGTCTGAATCCGGAGTTCCATGATGAGGATGGCGGCCATCTCATTGAAACTGCCCGGCTGGTTGATATGATCAGGGATCTCAGGGATGAAATAGAGGGGGTGACCTTCACCGGTGGCGAACCCCTCGCCCAGGCCATGGAGCTGGTGAAGCTTGCCGGGGCTGTTAAGTCGATGGGCCTCACAGTGGTATGCTTCACAGGATATGAAATGGATGAAATCCTTAAAGGGAACATAGAGGGCGGGCTCGAGCTCCTTGAATTTGTAGATGTGCTCATAGACGGCCCTTACATTGAGGAAAAGAGTGCGCCGTTGCTCTGGCGTGGAAGCACAAATCAGGATGTTTATTTTCTTACAGAACGCTATGCTGAATTCAGGGACAGGGTGATGGCCTGTTCTGAAATGGAAGCTGAACTCAAAGTAGGTGCAGATGGTGTTTACATGACCGGAATCTTTGATGTTGAATTCTGGGAGGAACTCAGAAGGAGGCTGGGTGATGGATCTTAG